In Salvelinus alpinus chromosome 22, SLU_Salpinus.1, whole genome shotgun sequence, one genomic interval encodes:
- the LOC139549305 gene encoding protein c-ets-1-B isoform X4 produces the protein MIMTAAVDMKPTLTIIKSERMDDLECGDVPLLTPGSKEMMSQALKDTFSGFTKEQQRLAIPKDPRQWTESHVGEWLTWTVNEFSLKSVDFHKFCMNGASLCALGKERFLDLAPDFVGDILWEHLEMLQKEDTKHFPVNGLTSTFQESHYTSDYFVSYGIEHAQCVPPSEYSEPGFITESYQTLHPISSEDLLSLKYESEYPNVILRDMPLNPLQGDYFSVKQEVVSPDNMCVGRISRGKLGGQDSFESIESFESCDRLTQSWSSQSSFNSLQRVPSYDNFDSEDYPNALHGHKPKGTFKDYVRERSDLSKDKPVIPAAALAGYTGSGPIQLWQFLLELLTDKSCQSFISWTGDGWEFKLSDPDEVARRWGKRKNKPKMNYEKLSRGLRYYYDKNIIHKTSGKRYVYRFVCDLKSLLGYTPEELHAMLDVKPDVDE, from the exons ATCTGGAGTGTGGAGACGTGCCCCTGCTCACTCCAGGGAGTAAAGAGATGATGTCGCAGGCTCTGAAGGACACGTTCAGCGGCTTCACAAAGGAACAGCAACGACTGGCTATTCCCAAAG ACCCCAGGCAGTGGACAGAGAGCCACGTGGGAGAGTGGCTGACGTGGACGGTGAATGAGTTCAGCCTGAAGAGCGTGGACTTCCACAAGTTCTGTATGAACGGGGCCAGTCTGTGTGCTTTGGGGAAGGAACGCTTCCTCGATCTAGCTCCTGACTTTGTGGGCGACATTCTCTGGGAACATCTAGAGATGCTTCAGAAAG AAGACACAAAGCATTTCCCTGTCAACGGCCTGACCTCTACCTTCCAGGAATCCCACTATACCTCAGACTACTTTGTCA GCTATGGCATTGAACATGCCCAGTGCGTTCCTCCCTCTGAATACTCCGAGCCGGGCTTCATCACAGAGTCCTACCAGACCCTTCACCCAATCAGCTCAGAGGACCTGCTGTCACTCAAGTACGAGAGTGAATACCCCAACGTCATCCTCCGAGACATGCCCCTCAATCCACTTCAGGGGGACTACTTCTCCGTCAAACAGGAGGTGGTCTCCCCCGACAACATGTGTGTGGGCCGCATCAGCAGAG gtaaGCTGGGAGGACAGGACTCGTTTGAGAGCATTGAGAGCTTTGAAAGCTGTGACCGTCTGACCCAGTCCTGGAGCAGCCAGTCTTCCTTCAACAGTCTGCAGCGCGTCCCATCCTACGACAACTTTGACTCCGAGGACTACCCCAACGCCCTACACGGACACAAGCCCAAGGGAACCTTCAAGGACTACGTCAGGGAGCGCTCAGACCTCAGCAAGGACAAACCTGTCATCCCCGCCGCAGCACTCGCAGGATACACAG GCAGTGGCCCCATCCAGCTGTGGCAGTTTCTGCTGGAGCTTCTGACGGACAAATCCTGTCAGTCCTTCATCAGCTGGACGGGAGACGGCTGGGAGTTCAAGCTGTCCGACCCTGACGAG GTGGCTCGGAGGTGGGGGAAGAGGAAAAACAAGCCCAAGATGAACTACGAAAAGCTGAGCCGAGGCCTGCGCTACTACTACGACAAGAACATCATCCACAAGACATCAGGGAAGCGCTACGTCTACCGCTTTGTCTGTGACTTAAAAAGCCTGCTGGGATACACCCCCGAGGAGCTCCACGCCATGCTGGACGTCAAGCCTGATGTGGACGAGTGA
- the LOC139549305 gene encoding protein c-ets-1-B isoform X5 — protein MIMTAAVDMKPTLTIIKSERMDDLECGDVPLLTPGSKEMMSQALKDTFSGFTKEQQRLAIPKDPRQWTESHVGEWLTWTVNEFSLKSVDFHKFCMNGASLCALGKERFLDLAPDFVGDILWEHLEMLQKGYGIEHAQCVPPSEYSEPGFITESYQTLHPISSEDLLSLKYESEYPNVILRDMPLNPLQGDYFSVKQEVVSPDNMCVGRISRGKLGGQDSFESIESFESCDRLTQSWSSQSSFNSLQRVPSYDNFDSEDYPNALHGHKPKGTFKDYVRERSDLSKDKPVIPAAALAGYTGSGPIQLWQFLLELLTDKSCQSFISWTGDGWEFKLSDPDEVARRWGKRKNKPKMNYEKLSRGLRYYYDKNIIHKTSGKRYVYRFVCDLKSLLGYTPEELHAMLDVKPDVDE, from the exons ATCTGGAGTGTGGAGACGTGCCCCTGCTCACTCCAGGGAGTAAAGAGATGATGTCGCAGGCTCTGAAGGACACGTTCAGCGGCTTCACAAAGGAACAGCAACGACTGGCTATTCCCAAAG ACCCCAGGCAGTGGACAGAGAGCCACGTGGGAGAGTGGCTGACGTGGACGGTGAATGAGTTCAGCCTGAAGAGCGTGGACTTCCACAAGTTCTGTATGAACGGGGCCAGTCTGTGTGCTTTGGGGAAGGAACGCTTCCTCGATCTAGCTCCTGACTTTGTGGGCGACATTCTCTGGGAACATCTAGAGATGCTTCAGAAAG GCTATGGCATTGAACATGCCCAGTGCGTTCCTCCCTCTGAATACTCCGAGCCGGGCTTCATCACAGAGTCCTACCAGACCCTTCACCCAATCAGCTCAGAGGACCTGCTGTCACTCAAGTACGAGAGTGAATACCCCAACGTCATCCTCCGAGACATGCCCCTCAATCCACTTCAGGGGGACTACTTCTCCGTCAAACAGGAGGTGGTCTCCCCCGACAACATGTGTGTGGGCCGCATCAGCAGAG gtaaGCTGGGAGGACAGGACTCGTTTGAGAGCATTGAGAGCTTTGAAAGCTGTGACCGTCTGACCCAGTCCTGGAGCAGCCAGTCTTCCTTCAACAGTCTGCAGCGCGTCCCATCCTACGACAACTTTGACTCCGAGGACTACCCCAACGCCCTACACGGACACAAGCCCAAGGGAACCTTCAAGGACTACGTCAGGGAGCGCTCAGACCTCAGCAAGGACAAACCTGTCATCCCCGCCGCAGCACTCGCAGGATACACAG GCAGTGGCCCCATCCAGCTGTGGCAGTTTCTGCTGGAGCTTCTGACGGACAAATCCTGTCAGTCCTTCATCAGCTGGACGGGAGACGGCTGGGAGTTCAAGCTGTCCGACCCTGACGAG GTGGCTCGGAGGTGGGGGAAGAGGAAAAACAAGCCCAAGATGAACTACGAAAAGCTGAGCCGAGGCCTGCGCTACTACTACGACAAGAACATCATCCACAAGACATCAGGGAAGCGCTACGTCTACCGCTTTGTCTGTGACTTAAAAAGCCTGCTGGGATACACCCCCGAGGAGCTCCACGCCATGCTGGACGTCAAGCCTGATGTGGACGAGTGA